From Alteromonas sp. RKMC-009, one genomic window encodes:
- the secB gene encoding protein-export chaperone SecB, translated as MAEENQNTNGAEAGQQAQGPQFNIQRIYTKDISFESPNAPAIFQKEWKPEIKLDIDTSTNKMAENAFEVVLSVTVTATVGEETAFLCEVEQAGIFAIAPEMPDQAKAPLLGSYCPNLLFPYAREAISNLVNRGTFPALNLAPVNFDAIFAAYMQKRAQQAQEGGQKLDA; from the coding sequence ATGGCTGAAGAAAATCAGAACACCAATGGCGCAGAGGCAGGCCAGCAAGCCCAGGGTCCTCAATTCAATATTCAACGCATCTACACAAAAGACATTTCTTTTGAATCTCCGAATGCACCGGCAATCTTCCAGAAAGAATGGAAGCCGGAAATCAAATTAGACATTGATACGTCTACAAATAAAATGGCTGAAAATGCATTTGAAGTTGTTTTATCTGTAACCGTTACTGCGACCGTTGGTGAAGAAACCGCGTTCCTGTGCGAAGTAGAACAGGCGGGTATTTTTGCGATTGCACCGGAAATGCCGGACCAGGCTAAAGCTCCTCTGTTAGGTTCTTACTGCCCTAACCTGTTATTCCCTTATGCCCGTGAAGCTATTTCAAATCTGGTTAACCGTGGCACATTCCCGGCTCTGAACCTGGCTCCGGTTAACTTCGACGCTATCTTCGCCGCTTACATGCAGAAACGTGCACAGCAAGCGCAGGAAGGTGGCCAGAAGCTAGACGCTTAA
- the grxC gene encoding glutaredoxin 3 — MSKVEIYTKGHCPYCHRAKALLAQKGVAFEEIAIDVNPELRDVMIERANGGWTVPQIFINDTHVGGCDDLFALESQQKLDALLAQ, encoded by the coding sequence GTGAGTAAAGTAGAAATTTATACCAAGGGGCATTGCCCTTACTGTCATCGTGCTAAAGCATTATTAGCGCAAAAAGGCGTAGCATTCGAGGAAATCGCAATTGATGTGAACCCTGAACTTCGCGATGTGATGATAGAAAGAGCTAACGGCGGTTGGACAGTACCGCAGATATTTATCAACGATACCCATGTGGGCGGATGTGATGATTTATTTGCTCTTGAATCACAACAAAAACTCGATGCGCTGTTAGCGCAATAA
- a CDS encoding murein hydrolase activator EnvC family protein — protein MFTVLLPQAYAQEQQQAKLAELQAELKARQATLAANKANAGELQAALKQSELEIASTAKSLNDTSTQLADNREQQKKLEAEQEALRKAILQQQTMLANQLRSAFMAGNYDYAKMLFYQDEASTFERVLTYYQYLSKARSKEITTFRSNVEQLVQVNEALSEKARALNSLLADQKSQQAVLLARQADRSETLKKLNQKIESDAARVNELKQNEEALVRAIDEARRRAESAKSELAGLSGYKGKLLKPASGRVRKLFGTRRQGQVRWKGIIIEGAEGTPVRVVSHGRVLYSDWLRGFGLVTIVDHGQGYMSVYGHNQALLKQAGDTVGDGETIALVGQSGGQNYPNLYFEIRHKGKALNPSSWLDL, from the coding sequence CTGTTCACCGTGCTGCTACCTCAGGCTTACGCTCAGGAACAACAACAGGCAAAACTCGCTGAGTTACAAGCTGAACTTAAAGCCAGACAAGCGACACTGGCAGCCAATAAGGCGAATGCCGGTGAATTGCAGGCAGCGCTGAAGCAATCTGAACTTGAAATCGCCTCCACGGCCAAATCTCTCAATGATACCTCTACACAACTGGCTGATAACCGTGAACAGCAAAAAAAGCTGGAAGCAGAACAGGAAGCGCTGAGAAAGGCCATTCTGCAGCAACAAACCATGCTTGCGAATCAGTTACGCAGTGCTTTCATGGCCGGCAACTATGACTATGCAAAGATGCTGTTTTATCAGGACGAAGCCAGTACCTTTGAACGTGTGCTGACTTATTATCAGTATCTGAGTAAAGCCCGCTCAAAGGAGATCACCACTTTCCGCTCCAATGTGGAACAGCTGGTTCAGGTTAATGAGGCACTTTCGGAGAAAGCCAGAGCGCTGAACAGCCTGCTGGCGGATCAGAAGTCTCAGCAAGCAGTGTTACTGGCCCGTCAGGCAGATCGTTCTGAAACGCTGAAAAAACTAAATCAGAAAATCGAGAGTGATGCCGCCAGAGTGAATGAACTCAAGCAGAACGAAGAAGCGCTTGTGCGTGCCATTGATGAGGCGCGCCGTCGTGCGGAATCGGCGAAATCAGAACTGGCGGGCTTATCCGGCTACAAAGGGAAGTTGTTGAAACCGGCTTCCGGACGAGTACGCAAGCTGTTCGGAACCCGTCGTCAGGGGCAGGTGCGCTGGAAAGGCATTATCATTGAAGGTGCAGAAGGTACACCGGTGAGAGTAGTGTCTCATGGCCGTGTCCTTTATTCTGACTGGCTGCGTGGTTTCGGGCTGGTAACTATTGTTGATCACGGGCAGGGCTATATGAGTGTGTATGGTCACAATCAGGCATTGCTGAAGCAAGCCGGAGATACGGTGGGCGACGGTGAAACGATTGCTTTGGTCGGACAAAGTGGCGGACAGAACTATCCTAATCTATACTTTGAAATCCGGCACAAGGGCAAGGCTCTTAATCCCTCAAGCTGGCTGGATCTCTGA
- a CDS encoding TolC family protein, with protein MKKSGCLLIAALMTGCAYTPSDLDGQKSKTQPDVFDIYTQDGAGVDIAENWWSVFNSEGLNALMVRLADSNLTLEEAALRLQRAELILRQSQADNIPDITASASGRSGKTFDTGTESNSTSGSVGVSYTFDVWGSREATQLGNKLSIDSQQFSRRSAALQVQGLLTSEYFTLLSLEQRLVIAKQNYEAADQLYKLVDIRFQEGDASGIEVSQQQNTMISARGELLRLNYQATLSRRAIAVLLGDETLTAISGEEKLLSFVLPDIELYQPAAVLKQRPDVQIADIALKQADIDVYLAGIQGLPGLSLSGSLSVSDLLDLASGWSVSAAISSAATLFDGGRIDAGKKIADVDLALAWNNYRATTLSASQSLLDSLDNYAYLKAAYELDVASMENNARLYRLAEIRYKAGDIDFLNLLSAQRSWFSAQLSVITSYQQTLSAAATIYQEAGGKPELVTL; from the coding sequence AATCAGGATGTTTGCTGATAGCAGCATTAATGACAGGTTGTGCTTATACCCCGTCAGACCTGGACGGACAAAAGTCAAAAACACAGCCGGATGTTTTTGATATTTATACACAGGACGGCGCCGGCGTGGACATTGCGGAAAACTGGTGGAGCGTGTTTAATTCTGAGGGGCTAAATGCACTTATGGTCCGCCTGGCGGACAGCAACCTGACACTGGAAGAAGCTGCACTGCGGCTGCAACGGGCTGAGCTGATTTTACGTCAGAGTCAGGCTGACAATATTCCGGATATTACTGCCAGTGCAAGCGGCCGCAGCGGAAAGACCTTTGATACCGGCACGGAATCAAACAGCACTTCCGGCAGTGTGGGCGTGAGTTACACCTTTGATGTATGGGGCAGTCGTGAAGCCACTCAGCTTGGCAATAAGCTGAGTATCGACAGTCAGCAGTTTTCCCGCCGTAGTGCAGCATTGCAGGTGCAGGGTTTGCTGACCAGTGAGTATTTTACTTTATTGTCACTTGAGCAACGCCTTGTCATCGCAAAACAAAACTACGAAGCGGCTGATCAACTGTATAAGCTGGTGGACATTCGCTTTCAGGAAGGGGATGCGTCGGGTATTGAGGTGAGCCAGCAACAGAACACCATGATCAGTGCCCGTGGCGAACTGTTACGGCTGAATTATCAGGCTACCTTGAGCCGCCGCGCCATTGCGGTTCTGTTGGGGGATGAAACCTTAACCGCCATCAGTGGTGAAGAAAAGCTGCTGTCATTTGTTCTGCCCGATATTGAATTGTATCAACCGGCTGCGGTGTTAAAGCAACGCCCTGACGTGCAGATTGCGGATATTGCTTTGAAGCAGGCTGATATCGATGTGTATCTGGCAGGTATTCAGGGGCTGCCGGGATTAAGCCTGAGCGGGAGCTTATCTGTCAGTGATTTGCTGGATCTGGCTTCCGGCTGGAGTGTGAGTGCCGCAATAAGCAGCGCCGCTACACTGTTCGACGGTGGCCGTATCGATGCCGGTAAGAAGATTGCCGATGTGGATTTGGCTCTGGCATGGAATAACTACCGCGCCACCACGTTAAGCGCGTCTCAATCGCTGCTGGATTCGCTGGACAACTATGCGTACCTGAAAGCAGCTTATGAACTTGATGTCGCTTCAATGGAAAACAACGCACGGTTATACCGGTTAGCTGAAATTCGCTACAAAGCCGGTGATATCGATTTTCTGAATTTGCTGAGTGCACAACGAAGCTGGTTCTCGGCACAATTGTCGGTTATAACCAGTTATCAGCAGACCTTATCGGCTGCCGCGACGATTTATCAGGAAGCGGGTGGTAAGCCTGAACTGGTTACCTTGTAG
- the gpsA gene encoding NAD(P)H-dependent glycerol-3-phosphate dehydrogenase encodes MNTGSVTVLGAGSYGTALAFCLARNSNPTLLWGRDEAHMQALADSRENARYLPGAKFPDALTVEADLSKAVAASRDILIVVPSHAFKDLLNTIKPMLKVDHRLIWATKGLEPGTGRLLRDVALDVLGDTYPLAVLSGPTFAKEMAAGLPTAISLSSTCESLVDDFARKLHCSRSFRVYKNPDFIGVQLGGAVKNVIAIGAGLADGLGFGANARTALITRGLAELTRLGVKVGAQPETFMGMAGLGDLVLTCTDNQSRNRRFGLALGQGKDVDTAMRDIGQVVEGYRNTEEVHALAKQYGVEMPICEQIYAVLYHGKPPKEAALALLARDLKSE; translated from the coding sequence ATGAATACCGGTTCAGTAACCGTATTGGGGGCGGGGTCTTATGGCACCGCCCTTGCTTTTTGTCTGGCCAGAAATAGCAACCCCACGTTGTTATGGGGCCGCGACGAAGCTCACATGCAGGCACTGGCAGACAGCAGGGAAAACGCCCGTTATCTGCCCGGCGCCAAATTCCCCGATGCTTTGACAGTAGAAGCCGATCTTTCCAAAGCGGTAGCTGCCAGCCGCGACATTCTGATTGTCGTTCCCAGCCATGCCTTTAAAGATTTACTGAATACGATCAAGCCGATGCTAAAAGTCGATCACCGGTTAATCTGGGCAACTAAAGGCCTGGAACCGGGTACCGGCAGACTGTTGCGTGACGTGGCACTGGATGTATTGGGTGATACCTATCCGCTGGCTGTACTTTCCGGCCCTACGTTCGCAAAAGAAATGGCTGCAGGTCTGCCAACTGCCATTTCACTGTCGTCCACCTGTGAATCGCTGGTCGATGATTTTGCCCGCAAGCTGCATTGCAGCCGTTCATTCAGGGTTTACAAAAATCCTGATTTCATCGGCGTGCAACTCGGCGGCGCAGTGAAAAACGTTATCGCCATCGGTGCAGGTCTGGCTGATGGCCTTGGCTTTGGTGCCAATGCCCGTACGGCGTTAATCACCCGTGGACTGGCTGAACTGACCCGTCTTGGTGTTAAAGTAGGTGCTCAACCGGAAACCTTCATGGGAATGGCCGGTCTGGGTGACCTGGTATTAACCTGTACTGACAATCAGTCCAGAAACCGCCGTTTTGGTCTTGCACTGGGGCAAGGGAAAGACGTGGACACCGCCATGCGTGACATCGGCCAGGTTGTCGAGGGTTACCGCAATACCGAAGAGGTGCATGCACTGGCGAAGCAATATGGCGTGGAAATGCCTATTTGTGAGCAAATATATGCAGTGCTTTATCACGGTAAGCCACCGAAAGAAGCCGCTCTGGCATTACTGGCAAGAGATTTAAAAAGCGAGTAG
- a CDS encoding rhodanese-like domain-containing protein, whose amino-acid sequence MEQLVEFAGNNMLLAGAWVALVAMLIFSYVTGFTSSVKEVNTHEMTMLVNKEDAVVFDTRAPNEFKTGHILGARQLKPEEVRAKDFKKLENVKDKPIIVVCAMGNSARGIAAAMNKAGFANVKVLKGGMNAWNSAGLPVAK is encoded by the coding sequence ATGGAACAGCTCGTAGAGTTTGCCGGTAATAATATGCTGTTAGCCGGTGCGTGGGTCGCCTTAGTTGCAATGCTTATTTTCAGCTATGTCACAGGTTTCACTTCATCAGTAAAAGAAGTAAACACCCACGAAATGACCATGCTGGTAAATAAAGAAGACGCCGTTGTTTTTGATACCCGCGCGCCTAACGAGTTTAAAACCGGTCACATTCTCGGTGCCCGCCAGCTGAAACCTGAGGAAGTCAGAGCAAAAGATTTCAAAAAGCTTGAAAACGTAAAAGACAAACCCATTATTGTTGTATGTGCAATGGGTAACAGCGCACGCGGTATTGCAGCGGCCATGAACAAAGCCGGCTTCGCAAACGTGAAAGTGCTGAAAGGCGGCATGAACGCGTGGAACTCTGCCGGACTTCCGGTTGCCAAATAA